The Stigmatopora argus isolate UIUO_Sarg chromosome 23, RoL_Sarg_1.0, whole genome shotgun sequence genome contains a region encoding:
- the bltp3b gene encoding bridge-like lipid transfer protein family member 3B isoform X4, whose protein sequence is MAGLIKKQILKHLSRFAKNLSPDKINLSTLKGEGQLTNLELDEEVLQSLLDLPTWLAINRVCCNKAAIRIPWTKLKTHPITLTLDKVEMEMSTCDEPRPPNGPSPIATASGQSEYGFAEKVVEGMSLSINSIVIRISAKAFNASFELSQLQVYSVDTSWNISDLRSTRIPDPQRGELLTFKEISWQMIRIEADAIQSAEHDMLSAPIRLITNQSKIRVTLKRRMKDCNVVASKLVLILDDLLWVLTDSQLKAMVQYAKSLSEAMEKSAQQRKSQATEEQALAGPPIAQQVRAQQTPAAADQSATMAKRFSDYDVCETSHHLQITHLDLHICDDIHAADKAVVHKRITGGAMQLSFSFITLDYYPFHRAGDSCTHWVHYGEATKKRESWATSLLDEFKSNVEMLKSAVRGQQAPAHSSPGKINTSSTSSFGPPSQSPKTQLMSSSVVLRIADFSIYQVSTADQHRSSPKTMISCNKKSLYLPPEMPAVHVEFTEYYYPDGKDYPIPCPNLYVQLNALQLVLDPRSLVWINLFALDLRQSLEQFMELYKLNDSQKPDEHVDIKVDGLMLKLVIPADRDPSRPPDLPRSVSVQTSEMVATNTRHPANCGRSHLEALLRAFREEPFFSSSFISFPRSSSSAPLLNPVFQYHAHEQDTRLHDIYRGLVAPTLGADALKMPAAADFWALHFAQFWADYEGKGRPQPFVDAFPLTVWACQPAKLLRHQENLRGLSRSASAESAERVQRKRLLKEFYSTDGEAAPSHSPSNGLRKPHSLDSLPSSPLTSSGKDSDVHLLVQVHKPLSVQVSHRQYVFLMHLQRSIKTLQQTLQQDLEEMGELRKASSQSPAERQPFTVCLGLLLKSAEVSLLLEPAGRPEPEGSGSPLGSELSPSESRGTLEPGGDGVGKRTPSVDQMSCGDPPDAKAPRGPDPPTEARSNRTPSSEERTAKMAVSRSSDESGEPPADVFSSEDESKLQAGEPLCEDKTSSSKMQQLTSRPGRGALTLRRWSPSPGGTGPLGKWAPRRRPLAAGQAQRLPSAACVRLPGQPAHVHVAQHGALPRGRHSTASASHENQRAGHTHTLEGRRPARLLVRLGARHAARGRPDHSPTGRRRLLRRRGRRPQSCRRGRARPQRWPVDTRTSADGGKPMPESGAVPGQNGAGRSSDGARLVAAQDQHQLASPERDVYDTLK, encoded by the exons ATGGCCGGACTCATCAAGAAGCAAATCTTGAAGCATCTCTCCAG GTTTGCCAAGAACCTTTCGCCCGACAAGATCAACCTGAGCACGCTGAAAGGTGAGGGCCAGCTCACCAACCTGGAATTGGATGAGGAGGTTCTTCAAAGTCTACTTGACCTTCCCACCTGGCTGGCCATCAACCGCGTCTGCTGCAACAAAGCCGCTATCCGC ATCCCATGGACCAAGTTAAAGACTCACCCCATTACCCTG ACGCTCGATAAAGTGGAAATGGAAATGAGCACCTGCGAtgagccccgcccccccaaTGGACCCTCCCCCATTGCGACTGCGTCCGGGCAGAG CGAGTACGGCTTCGCCGAGAAGGTGGTGGAGGGCATGTCGCTTTCCATCAACTCCATTGTCATCCGGATCAGCGCTAAAGCCTTCAACGCCTCCTTCGAGCTCTCCCAGCTGCAGGTGTACAGTGTCGACACCAGCTGGAACATCAGCGACCTGCGCAGCACGCGCATACCGGACCCTCAACGGGGGGAG CTCTTGACGTTCAAGGAAATCAGCTGGCAGATGATCCGCATCGAAGCAGACGCCATCCAGAGCGCCGAGCACGACATGCTGAGCGCCCCCATCCGCCTCATCACCAACCAGTCCAAGATCCGCGTCACCCTCAAGCGACGC ATGAAGGACTGCAACGTGGTGGCGTCCAAGCTGGTCCTGATCCTGGACGACCTGCTGTGGGTGCTGACGGACTCGCAGCTTAAAGCCATGGTGCAGTATGCCAAGTCCCTCAGCGAGGCCATGGAGAAGTCGGCGCAGCAGAGGAAGAGCCAGGCCACCGAGGAGCAG GCGTTGGCCGGCCCGCCGATAGCCCAGCAGGTGCGTGCGCAGCAGACGCCGGCGGCGGCCGACCAGTCGGCCACCATGGCTAAGAGGTTTAGCGACTACGACGTGTGCGAGACATCGCACCACCTGCAGATCACCCACCTGGACTTGCACATCTGCGACGACATCCACGCTGCCGACAAAG CAGTCGTACACAAGAGGATCACGGGCGGAGCCATGCAGCTGTCCTTCAGTTTCATCACGCTGGACTATTACCCTTTCCACAGAGCAG GTGACAGCTGCACCCACTGGGTGCACTACGGCGAGGCCACCAAAAAGCGGGAGAGTTGGGCGACGAGCCTCCTGGACGAGTTCAAGTCCAACGTGGAGATGTTGAAAAGTGCCGTGCGAGGCCAGCAAGCTCCCGCGCACAGCTCGCCTG GGAAAATCAACACGTCTTCCACCTCAAGCTTCGGGCCGCCCTCGCAGAGCCCCAAGACGCAGCTCATGTCCAGCTCGGTGGTCCTCAGGATAGCCGATTTCAGCATCTACCAG GTGTCCACGGCGGACCAGCACCGCTCCAGCCCCAAGACCATGATCTCCTGCAATAAGAAGTCATTGTACCTCCCTCCGGAGATGCCGGCGGTCCACGTGGAGTTCACTGAGTACTACTACCCCGATGGGAAAGACTATCCCA TCCCGTGTCCCAATCTGTACGTGCAACTGAACGCGCTGCAGCTCGTTCTGGACCCGCGCAGCCTGGTGTGGATCAACCTGTTCGCGCTGGACCTGCGGCAGAGTCTGGAGCAATTCATGGAGCTCTACAAGCTCAACGACTCGCAGAAGCCCGACGAGCACGTCGACATTAAAGTGGACGGCCTCATGCTGAAG CTCGTGATCCCGGCCGATCGGGACCCCTCGCGGCCGCCCGACCTCCCTCGCTCCGTGTCGGTCCAGACGTCCGAGATGGTGGCCACCAACACTCGGCACCCGGCCAACTGCGGCAGGTCCCACCTGGAGGCGCTCCTGCGGGCCTTCCGGGAGGAGCCCTTCTTCTCGTCCTCCTTCATCTCCTTCCCTCGCTCGTCCTCCTCAGCGCCCCTCCTAAACCCCGTTTTCCAATACCATGCCCACGAGCAGGACACCCGCCTGCACGACATCTACCGGGGCCTGGTGGCGCCGACCCTCGGGGCCGACGCCCTCAAAATGCCGGCCGCCGCCGACTTTTGGGCGCTGCACTTTGCGCAGTTCTGGGCGGACTACGAGGGCAAAGGGCGGCCGCAGCCGTTCGTGGACGCCTTCCCGCTTACCGTGTGGGCCTGCCAACCCGCGAAACTCCTTCGGCACCAGGAGAATCTGAGAGGGCTCTCCCGGAGCGCCTCCGCCGAATCTGCTGAGCGAGTGCAAAGGAAGCGCCTTCTAAAGGAGTTCTACAGCACGGACGGCGAGGCCGCGCCGTCACACAGTCCTTCGAACGGACTCCGTAAGCCGCACTCTCTGGACAGTTTGCCTTCTTCTCCTTTGACATCTTCGGGCAAAGATTCCGATGTCCATTTGTTGGTCCAGGTCCACAAGCCTCTAAGTGTTCAG GTGAGCCACAGGCAGTACGTTTTCCTGATGCATCTTCAGCGCAGCATCAAGACCCTGCAGCAGACTTTGCAGCAGGACCTGGAGGAGATGGGGGAGCTGCGCAAGGCTTCAAGCCAGAGTCCCGCCGAGCGCCAGCCCTTCACAGTCTGCTTGGGCCTCCTGCTCAAGAGCGCCGAGGTGTCGCTCCTCCTGGAGCCCGCCGGCCGGCCGGAACCCGAGGGCTCGGGTTCTCCTCTCGGCTCCGAGCTCTCTCCCTCGGAGAGCCGAGGAACCCTGGAGCCCGGCGGGGACGGTGTTGGGAAAAGGACTCCCTCCGTGGACCAAATGTCGTGCGGTGACCCGCCCGACGCTAAAGCCCCACGGGGACCCGACCCGCCGACGGAAGCGCGCTCAAATCGCACGCCCTCCTCGGAGGAGAGGACCGCTAAGATGGCCGTGAGCCGGAGCTCCGACGAAAGCGGAGAACCGCCGGCGGATGTCTTCTCTAGCGAAGACGAAAGCAAGTTGCAAGCAGGCGAGCCTCTTTGTGAAGACAAAACCTCGTCCTCCAAGATGCAGCAATTGACATCCAG GCCCGGCCGAGGTGCGCTCACCCTCCGGCGGTGGTCCCCGTCGCCCGGAGGTACGGGCCCGCTTGGAAAGTGGGCCCCACGCCGCCGCCCACTCGCCGCTGGCCAAGCGCAACGGCTACCTTCAGCTGCGTGTGTGCGGCTACCGGGCCAGCCTGCTCATGTCCACGTTGCGCAACATGGCGCACTTCCTAGAGGACGACACAGCACCGCAAGTGCTTCCCATGAAAATCAGCGTGCGGGACACACGCATACACTTGAAGGACGACGGCCAGCACGACTCCTCGTCCGACTCGGAGCCCGTCACGCTGCACGTGGACGGCCTGATCATTCGCCGACAGGACGACGGCGCCTTCTCCGTCGGAGGGGACGAAGACCCCAGTCCTGTAGACGAGGGCGAGCGCGACCCCAACGCTGGCCCGTCGACACACGAACAA GTGCTGATGGAGGAAAACCGATGCCTGAAAGCGGAGCTGTCCCAGGCCAAAATGGCGCTGGCCGAAGTTCAGATGGAGCGCGACTTGTTGCTGCACAGGATCAACACCAGCTAGCTTCTCCCGAACGGGATGTTTATGACACACTGAAGTGA
- the bltp3b gene encoding bridge-like lipid transfer protein family member 3B isoform X3, producing MAGLIKKQILKHLSRFAKNLSPDKINLSTLKGEGQLTNLELDEEVLQSLLDLPTWLAINRVCCNKAAIRIPWTKLKTHPITLTLDKVEMEMSTCDEPRPPNGPSPIATASGQSEYGFAEKVVEGMSLSINSIVIRISAKAFNASFELSQLQVYSVDTSWNISDLRSTRIPDPQRGELLTFKEISWQMIRIEADAIQSAEHDMLSAPIRLITNQSKIRVTLKRRMKDCNVVASKLVLILDDLLWVLTDSQLKAMVQYAKSLSEAMEKSAQQRKSQATEEQALAGPPIAQQVRAQQTPAAADQSATMAKRFSDYDVCETSHHLQITHLDLHICDDIHAADKAVVHKRITGGAMQLSFSFITLDYYPFHRAGDSCTHWVHYGEATKKRESWATSLLDEFKSNVEMLKSAVRGQQAPAHSSPGKINTSSTSSFGPPSQSPKTQLMSSSVVLRIADFSIYQVSTADQHRSSPKTMISCNKKSLYLPPEMPAVHVEFTEYYYPDGKDYPIPCPNLYVQLNALQLVLDPRSLVWINLFALDLRQSLEQFMELYKLNDSQKPDEHVDIKVDGLMLKLVIPADRDPSRPPDLPRSVSVQTSEMVATNTRHPANCGRSHLEALLRAFREEPFFSSSFISFPRSSSSAPLLNPVFQYHAHEQDTRLHDIYRGLVAPTLGADALKMPAAADFWALHFAQFWADYEGKGRPQPFVDAFPLTVWACQPAKLLRHQENLRGLSRSASAESAERVQRKRLLKEFYSTDGEAAPSHSPSNGLRKPHSLDSLPSSPLTSSGKDSDVHLLVQVHKPLSVQVSHRQYVFLMHLQRSIKTLQQTLQQDLEEMGELRKASSQSPAERQPFTVCLGLLLKSAEVSLLLEPAGRPEPEGSGSPLGSELSPSESRGTLEPGGDGVGKRTPSVDQMSCGDPPDAKAPRGPDPPTEARSNRTPSSEERTAKMAVSRSSDESGEPPADVFSSEDESKLQAGEPLCEDKTSSSKMQQLTSSGRLMRDRSQSSFSVSYKNTKKSPSHQSLDSISIDSYLEDGDTYSLLERDDMSVSGFKAAAESAAEAATAPAPAPEQEGGVSPDTVSSTSQSIDDPTKDIVSVLVLKVHSVCVSMEAVSESATVALEVDKVTPIQLGNVSLRQYLSHRSQGPAEVRSPSGGGPRRPEVRARLESGPHAAAHSPLAKRNGYLQLRVCGYRASLLMSTLRNMAHFLEDDTAPQVLPMKISVRDTRIHLKDDGQHDSSSDSEPVTLHVDGLIIRRQDDGAFSVGGDEDPSPVDEGERDPNAGPSTHEQVLMEENRCLKAELSQAKMALAEVQMERDLLLHRINTS from the exons ATGGCCGGACTCATCAAGAAGCAAATCTTGAAGCATCTCTCCAG GTTTGCCAAGAACCTTTCGCCCGACAAGATCAACCTGAGCACGCTGAAAGGTGAGGGCCAGCTCACCAACCTGGAATTGGATGAGGAGGTTCTTCAAAGTCTACTTGACCTTCCCACCTGGCTGGCCATCAACCGCGTCTGCTGCAACAAAGCCGCTATCCGC ATCCCATGGACCAAGTTAAAGACTCACCCCATTACCCTG ACGCTCGATAAAGTGGAAATGGAAATGAGCACCTGCGAtgagccccgcccccccaaTGGACCCTCCCCCATTGCGACTGCGTCCGGGCAGAG CGAGTACGGCTTCGCCGAGAAGGTGGTGGAGGGCATGTCGCTTTCCATCAACTCCATTGTCATCCGGATCAGCGCTAAAGCCTTCAACGCCTCCTTCGAGCTCTCCCAGCTGCAGGTGTACAGTGTCGACACCAGCTGGAACATCAGCGACCTGCGCAGCACGCGCATACCGGACCCTCAACGGGGGGAG CTCTTGACGTTCAAGGAAATCAGCTGGCAGATGATCCGCATCGAAGCAGACGCCATCCAGAGCGCCGAGCACGACATGCTGAGCGCCCCCATCCGCCTCATCACCAACCAGTCCAAGATCCGCGTCACCCTCAAGCGACGC ATGAAGGACTGCAACGTGGTGGCGTCCAAGCTGGTCCTGATCCTGGACGACCTGCTGTGGGTGCTGACGGACTCGCAGCTTAAAGCCATGGTGCAGTATGCCAAGTCCCTCAGCGAGGCCATGGAGAAGTCGGCGCAGCAGAGGAAGAGCCAGGCCACCGAGGAGCAG GCGTTGGCCGGCCCGCCGATAGCCCAGCAGGTGCGTGCGCAGCAGACGCCGGCGGCGGCCGACCAGTCGGCCACCATGGCTAAGAGGTTTAGCGACTACGACGTGTGCGAGACATCGCACCACCTGCAGATCACCCACCTGGACTTGCACATCTGCGACGACATCCACGCTGCCGACAAAG CAGTCGTACACAAGAGGATCACGGGCGGAGCCATGCAGCTGTCCTTCAGTTTCATCACGCTGGACTATTACCCTTTCCACAGAGCAG GTGACAGCTGCACCCACTGGGTGCACTACGGCGAGGCCACCAAAAAGCGGGAGAGTTGGGCGACGAGCCTCCTGGACGAGTTCAAGTCCAACGTGGAGATGTTGAAAAGTGCCGTGCGAGGCCAGCAAGCTCCCGCGCACAGCTCGCCTG GGAAAATCAACACGTCTTCCACCTCAAGCTTCGGGCCGCCCTCGCAGAGCCCCAAGACGCAGCTCATGTCCAGCTCGGTGGTCCTCAGGATAGCCGATTTCAGCATCTACCAG GTGTCCACGGCGGACCAGCACCGCTCCAGCCCCAAGACCATGATCTCCTGCAATAAGAAGTCATTGTACCTCCCTCCGGAGATGCCGGCGGTCCACGTGGAGTTCACTGAGTACTACTACCCCGATGGGAAAGACTATCCCA TCCCGTGTCCCAATCTGTACGTGCAACTGAACGCGCTGCAGCTCGTTCTGGACCCGCGCAGCCTGGTGTGGATCAACCTGTTCGCGCTGGACCTGCGGCAGAGTCTGGAGCAATTCATGGAGCTCTACAAGCTCAACGACTCGCAGAAGCCCGACGAGCACGTCGACATTAAAGTGGACGGCCTCATGCTGAAG CTCGTGATCCCGGCCGATCGGGACCCCTCGCGGCCGCCCGACCTCCCTCGCTCCGTGTCGGTCCAGACGTCCGAGATGGTGGCCACCAACACTCGGCACCCGGCCAACTGCGGCAGGTCCCACCTGGAGGCGCTCCTGCGGGCCTTCCGGGAGGAGCCCTTCTTCTCGTCCTCCTTCATCTCCTTCCCTCGCTCGTCCTCCTCAGCGCCCCTCCTAAACCCCGTTTTCCAATACCATGCCCACGAGCAGGACACCCGCCTGCACGACATCTACCGGGGCCTGGTGGCGCCGACCCTCGGGGCCGACGCCCTCAAAATGCCGGCCGCCGCCGACTTTTGGGCGCTGCACTTTGCGCAGTTCTGGGCGGACTACGAGGGCAAAGGGCGGCCGCAGCCGTTCGTGGACGCCTTCCCGCTTACCGTGTGGGCCTGCCAACCCGCGAAACTCCTTCGGCACCAGGAGAATCTGAGAGGGCTCTCCCGGAGCGCCTCCGCCGAATCTGCTGAGCGAGTGCAAAGGAAGCGCCTTCTAAAGGAGTTCTACAGCACGGACGGCGAGGCCGCGCCGTCACACAGTCCTTCGAACGGACTCCGTAAGCCGCACTCTCTGGACAGTTTGCCTTCTTCTCCTTTGACATCTTCGGGCAAAGATTCCGATGTCCATTTGTTGGTCCAGGTCCACAAGCCTCTAAGTGTTCAG GTGAGCCACAGGCAGTACGTTTTCCTGATGCATCTTCAGCGCAGCATCAAGACCCTGCAGCAGACTTTGCAGCAGGACCTGGAGGAGATGGGGGAGCTGCGCAAGGCTTCAAGCCAGAGTCCCGCCGAGCGCCAGCCCTTCACAGTCTGCTTGGGCCTCCTGCTCAAGAGCGCCGAGGTGTCGCTCCTCCTGGAGCCCGCCGGCCGGCCGGAACCCGAGGGCTCGGGTTCTCCTCTCGGCTCCGAGCTCTCTCCCTCGGAGAGCCGAGGAACCCTGGAGCCCGGCGGGGACGGTGTTGGGAAAAGGACTCCCTCCGTGGACCAAATGTCGTGCGGTGACCCGCCCGACGCTAAAGCCCCACGGGGACCCGACCCGCCGACGGAAGCGCGCTCAAATCGCACGCCCTCCTCGGAGGAGAGGACCGCTAAGATGGCCGTGAGCCGGAGCTCCGACGAAAGCGGAGAACCGCCGGCGGATGTCTTCTCTAGCGAAGACGAAAGCAAGTTGCAAGCAGGCGAGCCTCTTTGTGAAGACAAAACCTCGTCCTCCAAGATGCAGCAATTGACATCCAG CGGGCGACTGATGCGCGACCGCTCGCAGTCCAGTTTCTCTGTGTCctacaaaaacacaaagaagaGTCCATCCCACCAGTCCCTGGACAGCATTTCCATCGATAGCTATCTGGAGGACGGCGACACCTACAGCCTGTTGGAACGAG ACGACATGTCCGTCTCAGGATTCAAGGCCGCCGCCGAAAGCGCCGCGGAGGCCGCAACCGCTCCGGCGCCTGCCCCGGAGCAAGAAGGGGGCGTGTCTCCCGACACCGTTAGCAGCACGTCGCAGAGCATCGACGATCCCACCAAGGACATC GTGTCGGTGCTGGTGCTGAAGGTGCACTCTGTGTGCGTTAGCATGGAGGCAGTGAGCGAGAGTGCCACCGTGGCTCTGGAGGTGGACAAAGTCACACCGATCCAGCTGGGCAACGTCAGCTTGCGACAGTATCTCAGTCATCGCAGCCAAG GCCCGGCCGAGGTGCGCTCACCCTCCGGCGGTGGTCCCCGTCGCCCGGAGGTACGGGCCCGCTTGGAAAGTGGGCCCCACGCCGCCGCCCACTCGCCGCTGGCCAAGCGCAACGGCTACCTTCAGCTGCGTGTGTGCGGCTACCGGGCCAGCCTGCTCATGTCCACGTTGCGCAACATGGCGCACTTCCTAGAGGACGACACAGCACCGCAAGTGCTTCCCATGAAAATCAGCGTGCGGGACACACGCATACACTTGAAGGACGACGGCCAGCACGACTCCTCGTCCGACTCGGAGCCCGTCACGCTGCACGTGGACGGCCTGATCATTCGCCGACAGGACGACGGCGCCTTCTCCGTCGGAGGGGACGAAGACCCCAGTCCTGTAGACGAGGGCGAGCGCGACCCCAACGCTGGCCCGTCGACACACGAACAA GTGCTGATGGAGGAAAACCGATGCCTGAAAGCGGAGCTGTCCCAGGCCAAAATGGCGCTGGCCGAAGTTCAGATGGAGCGCGACTTGTTGCTGCACAGGATCAACACCAGCTAG